The Manihot esculenta cultivar AM560-2 chromosome 1, M.esculenta_v8, whole genome shotgun sequence genome has a window encoding:
- the LOC110610057 gene encoding uncharacterized protein LOC110610057, whose product MEEDDFLQHSGHRKRKDSEGGFSLEEQDSGKFESVGQPSLMGPSFRDMLVNGSPNNKTVIADTVEVNDEESYELSDGEKDEEDEKCPNIKLTKIEKSHYCKPWKNSLIIKLIGRSIGREDFDFALEGGPWIIADHYLLVRQWCPDFDPFNVSLECLAVWIGDPIRVDNNTSRVTRGHFARLCVEVDVTKPLLSKFKLNRRVRRIEYEALHMVCFSCGIFGHMKDNCPSLRKELQPENVENVPNLAHSNPTPKVAQLPENQVVNPAVLDDFCDWMLVKKDRRRN is encoded by the exons ATGGAAGAGGATGATTTCTTGCAACATAGCGGCCATAGGAAGCGTAAGGATAGTGAAGGAGGTTTCTCTTTAGAAGAACAAGACAGTGGAAAGTTTGAGTCTGTTGGACAACCGTCTCTAATGGGTCCTTCGTTTAGGGATATGCTAGTCAATGGAAGTCCTAATAACAAGACTGTGATTGCTGACACAGTTGAAGTGAATGATGAGGAGTCGTATGAGCTTTCTGATGGGGAAAAGGATGAGGAGGATGAAAAGTGCCCTAATATTAAACTTACTAAAATTGAGAAATCTCATTATTGTAAACCATGGAAGAACTCCTTGATTATCAAGCTGATTGGAAGATCAATAGG TAGGGAAGATTTTGATTTTGCACTGGAGGGTGGACCATGGATTATAGCTGATCATTATTTGTTAGTTCGCCAATGGTGCCCGGATTTTGATCCATTTAATGTTTCTTTGGAATGCTTGGCAGTTTGG ATAGGAGATCCTATCAGAGTGGATAATAACACTAGCCGAGTGACAAGAGGGCATTTTGCGAGATTATGTGTTGAAGTTGATGTTACGAAGCCTCTTTTGTCAAAATTCAAGCTGAACCGGAGAGTTCGACGTATTGAATATGAGGCGTTGCATATGGTTTGTTTTTCATGTGGAATTTTTGGGCATATGAAAGATAATTGTCCTTCGTTGAGGAAAGAGTTGCAGCCAGAGAATGTAGAGAATGTGCCTAATTTGGCTCATAGTAACCCTACTCCTAAGGTAGCTCAGTTACCCGAGAATCAGGTGGTTAATCCAGCTGTTTTAGATGATTTTTGTGATTGGATGCTGGTTAAGAAAGATAGAAGACGTAATTAG
- the LOC110610068 gene encoding uncharacterized protein LOC110610068 produces the protein MKTNNNPFSSLVVLRDSETHVEHNATPLVVQDFRPVLGKKKLWDSKGKGQVVSTVTREETPNIALDSYVRSNGPAVQSSVLKIRGVSSGSEGSSRKAAAQDDHVVVQGNNRTNQSKTWVVSNPKLGAASSNFLRAFKEYNRIYKPKIFCLVEPRISGHSADNVCKQLGYDNWVRVETFGFSGGIWILWSETFFKLTLVSTNPQFVTCNVLLDNGDSWLVSFVYASPDISLRRRLWHSVLGFNGSEKSWLLLGDFNSFTSENEQTGYVNVHNIGASDFQRWIFDNSLIDLGFEGTSFTWSEDDINSSYKAARLDRCLCTEIWRMTFSRATIIHAPKLHFNHCPIFMNCFGVTNSFVRRFHFQAAWTAHKDFVDVVFRGWKQNTSLFHNLKSTKGSLSQWNRSEFGNIFHNKQRLIRRIDGVQKSLAIRRTRGLVKLEFNLRRQFQDVLKQEELYWFQQSREEWIVSDSSQLKELASGYYQELYSKDLAVDCSHFVRPDGPALSSSQWLLLDRPFSHDEVYDALRLMSPYKAPGPNGLQAVFFQKSWSAVGSQVSAFIIEVLGGREFPDEVNETVLTLIPKIVCPEFISQFRPISLCNVLYKLVTKVLINRLKDVLSSLIGLEQSSFVPGRQIIDNIVVFQEVLHTMRTFKRSGSFMAIKIDLEKAYDRLNWDFIQWVLGSYHFSDAWISNIMNCIRTSSMSVLWNGEKLESFKSTRGVRQGDPMSSYLFVMCIEQLSRMFKQLVRQCRWKSIPISSNGPMISHLMFADDMVLFAEASVEQSDLILSCLDDFAKASGQKVNLAKSSLYLSPFVDSDLASLLSSRSGIPLTADLRKYLGVPSIHGRISVSTYGSILDKMRGKLDGWKARALKSWTTNSALLPISLCNEMEKICKTFIWHGKDMKPAVHLINWDTMSLPKRLGGLGIRNMRQMNQALLGKLCWRAYKNPQALWVRCLFNKYESGVVVDVNNGMHTRFWLDDWLPVGPLWNFALKPLIELNMQAGSGPTDRSLKYVGWKPPETGWVVVNFDGSALLSVGRASCAVLAWDSGWKKIEVQTDSQLALDLLTDRGA, from the exons ATGAAGACCAATAATAACCCCTTTAGTTCTCTTGTTGTTCTCCGTGATTCTGAGACTCATGTAGAACATAATGCGACTCCACTAGTGGTACAAGATTTTCGTCCTGTCTTGGGCAAGAAAAAGCTATGGGATTCTAAAGGGAAGGGTCAAGTGGTTTCTACTGTGACAAGAGAGGAGACTCCCAATATTGCTTTAGATTCCTATGTGAGATCTAATGGGCCTGCTGTGCAAAGTTCAGTTTTAAAAATTAGAGGGGTTTCGAGTGGATCAGAGGGATCTTCTAGAAAAGCTGCTGCACAAGATGACCATGTAGTTGTTCAAGGGAATAATAGAACGAATCAGTCAAAGACTTGGGTTGTTTCTAACCCGAAATTG GGTGCTGCTTCTTCTAATTTTCTGAGAGCTTTTAAGGAATATAATCGTATCTATAAGCCTAAGATTTTTTGTTTGGTTGAGCCTCGAATTTCTGGCCATTCAGCTGATAATGTTTGTAAACAGCTAGGTTATGATAATTGGGTTCGTGTCGAGACTTTTGGTTTTAGTGGGGGCATCTGGATTTTATGGTCAGAAACGTTTTTTAAGTTAACGCTTGTGTCAACAAATCCGCAATTTGTTACATGCAATGTGTTACTTGATAATGGGGACTCGTGGTTAGTAAGTTTTGTGTATGCCAGCCCTGACATTAGTTTACGAAGACGTTTGTGGCATTCGGTTCTGGGTTTCAATGGAAGTGAGAAAAGTTGGTTACTGTTAGGCGATTTCAATTCTTTTACGAGTGAGAATGAACAAACCGGCTATGTTAATGTTCACAATATTGGGGCTAGTGATTTTCAGCGATGGATTTTTGATAACTCACTTATTGATTTGGGTTTTGAAGGTACTTCTTTTACTTGGAGTGAGGATGATATTAATTCTTCTTATAAAGCTGCTCGATTAGACCGTTGCTTGTGTACTGAGATTTGGCGTATGACATTTTCTAGAGCTACAATTATTCATGCTCCAAAGTTGCATTTTAATCATTGTCCTATTTTTATGAATTGCTTTGGAGTCACAAATTCTTTTGTTCGTCGTTTTCATTTTCAAGCGGCTTGGACAGCTCACAAAGATTTTGTTGATGTTGTTTTCCGTGGCTGGAAGCAAAATACttctttatttcataatttaaaatcaaccaaaggctCATTAAGCCAGTGGAACCGATCTGAGTTTgggaatatttttcataataagcAGAGGTTGATCCGTCGAATTGATGGTGTTCAAAAAAGCTTAGCTATCCGGCGAACGAGAGGTTTAGTGAAACTAGAATTTAATCTGAGACGACAGTTTCAAGATGTTTTGAAACAGGAAGAATTGTACTGGTTTCAACAATCTAGGGAGGAATGGATTGTTTCTG ATTCTAGTCAACTTAAAGAGCTTGCTAGTGGTTACTATCAGGAGCTATATTCGAAAGATTTGGCGGTTGACTGCAGCCATTTTGTTAGACCTGATGGGCctgctctttcttcttctcaatGGTTGCTTCTGGATCGTCCTTTTTCTCATGATGAAGTATATGATGCTTTGCGCCTTATGTCTCCTTACAAGGCTCCAGGACCCAACGGTCTACAAGCAGTTTTCTTTCAGAAATCTTGGTCTGCGGTTGGTTCACAGGTTTCTGCGTTTATTATTGAGGTCTTGGGCGGGAGGGAGTTTCCAGATGAAGTTAATGAAACAGTGCTGACTCTTATTCCTAAAATTGTTTGTCCAGAATTTATTTCTCAGTTCAGACCAATTAGCTTATGTAACGTGCTCTATAAGCTTGTTACAAAAGTGTTGATTAACAGACTGAAAGATGTTTTGAGCTCTCTCATTGGATTGGAACAAAGTAGCTTCGTTCCTGGCCGACAAATTATTGATAACATTGTGGTGTTTCAAGAAGTTTTGCATACTATGAGAACGTTTAAGCGATCAGGGAGTTTTATGGCGATTAAAATTGATCTTGAAAAAGCTTATGATAGACTAAATTGGGATTTTATTCAGTGGGTGCTGGGTTCTTACCACTTTTCCGATGCTTGGATTTCTAATATTATGAATTGTATTAGAACATCTTCTATGTCAGTGTTATGGAATGGTGAGAAGTTAGAATCTTTTAAATCGACTCGTGGTGTGCGACAAGGCGATCCAATGTCTTCATATCTTTTTGTTATGTGTATTGAACAACTTTCGAGAATGTTTAAACAGCTTGTTCGTCAATGCAGATGGAAGTCGATTCCTATCTCGAGTAATGGTCCGATGATTTCTCATCTTATGTTCGCGGATGATATGGTTTTGTTCGCAGAAGCTTCTGTGGAACAGTCggatttgattttatcatgtttggatGACTTTGCTAAGGCTTCCGGGCAGAAAGTGAATTTAGCTAAGTCTTCTCTTTATTTGTCGCCTTTTGTTGATAGTGATTTAGCGTCACTTTTGTCTTCAAGGTCAGGTATTCCTTTGACTGCTGATTTGAGAAAATACTTGGGTGTGCCATCTATTCATGGTAGGATTTCAGTCTCGACATATGGCAGTATTTTGGATAAAATGAGAGGCAAACTTGATGGCTGGAAGGCGAGAGCTCTCAAAAGCTGGACGACTAAC AGTGCTCTTTTACCAATATCGCTTTGCAATGAAATGGAGAAAATATGCAAGACCTTTATTTGGCATGGGAAGGATATGAAGCCAGCTGTACATCTGATTAATTGGGATACAATGTCCTTGCCGAAGCGGTTAGGTGGTCTTGGCATCAGAAATATGCGACAAATGAATCAAGCTCTATTAGGAAAGTTGTGTTGGCGAGCTTATAAGAATCCGCAAGCTTTGTGGGTTAGGTGTCTTTTCAATAAATATGAGTCAG GGGTAGTTGTAGATGTGAATAATGGGATGCACACTAGATTTTGGCTGGATGATTGGCTTCCGGTTGGGCCTCTTTGGAATTTTGCACTTAAACCGTTGATTGAGTTGAATATGCAG GCTGGGTCTGGACCGACAGACCGGTCTTTGAAGTATGTTGGGTGGAAGCCGCCAGAAACAGGCTGGGTGGTAGTGAATTTCGATGGTAGTGCATTATTGTCAGTAGGAAGAGCAAGTTGTGCAG TATTAGCATGGGATTCAGGGTGGAAGAAGATTGAAGTTCAAACGGATTCTCAACTCGCGTTAGATTTACTTACAGATAGAGGTGCATAA
- the LOC110611704 gene encoding protein FMP32, mitochondrial translates to MSAVAVCRRVGQIGTNSGIFLGRNRGFGAPLNCDSFVSISGSRQISQLVKSNGKRLFLVDTLALVRRLEAQGVPSKQAEAITAAITEVLNDSLENVSQSVVSKAEMQKNEMIQESTLSKFKSEVQSSQEHHFSLLQHETEKLRNDIEKMRSELRHEIDKVTAGQRLDLNLERGRIRDELADQNAETSNLTNKLDREIHALRAQLEAAKYDVIKYCIGTLVSISAAGLAVIRILM, encoded by the exons ATGTCCGCTGTTGCTGTTTGTAGGCGGGTCGGTCAAATTGGGACCAACTCAGGGATCTTTTTGGGTAGAAATAGAGGATTTGGTGCTCCTTTGAATTGCGATTCCTTTGTTTCGATTTCTGGGTCTAGGCAGATTTCTCAACTCGTCAAATCTAACGGGAAAAGATTGTTTCTTGTCGACACTCTAGCCCTT GTCAGAAGATTGGAGGCACAGGGCGTGCCCTCAAAGCAAGCTGAGGCGATAACAGCTGCCATAACTGAAGTTTTGAACGACAGCTTGGAAAATGTCTCTCAGTCGGTTGTCTCAAAGGCAGAGATGCAAAAA AATGAAATGATTCAAGAGAGCACTTTGTCCAAATTTAAATCTGAAGTCCAGAGTTCGCAG GAACATCATTTCTCTTTGCTGCAACATGAGACTGAAAAACTCCGGAATGACATTGAGAAGATGCGCAGTGAACTGAG GCATGAAATTGACAAAGTTACTGCTGGGCAACGGTTGGATTTGAATCTTGAAAGAGG GAGGATACGTGATGAGCTAGCAGATCAAAATGCTGAAACCTCTAACCTCACCAACAAACTTGATAGA GAAATTCACGCATTAAGGGCCCAATTGGAAGCTGCAAAATATGATGTGATAAAGTATTGTATAGGTACTCTTGTTTCCATATCTGCTGCTGGTCTCGCTGTTATTCGAATCTTGATGTAA
- the LOC110601700 gene encoding uncharacterized protein LOC110601700, with protein MDRNKQVGGDEGAENAQNRTEAGGGGGGGGGGGGSKGKSCKGYLYYSSILKSNGTNPRCIGIPRTLQQVPNIVGHSESEAYKEGRTLTDFYYACAGYSVYINKDHSTDKQVTKTQLPVCVGLELLVDRRVATADNASASASAHVHGREGGREIHQPRTEKPAHASGDDFLSRYTRNASLVASGVARNMRRVGNYIKESLDDILYPYRRRPK; from the exons ATGGATAGGAATAAACAAGTAGGCGGAGACGAGGGAGCAGAAAACGCCCAAAATCGAACAGaagctggaggaggaggaggaggaggaggaggaggaggaggttcCAAAggtaaatcatgcaaaggataTCTCTATTATTCTTCCATTCTCAAATCCAACGGCACCAATCCTCGCTGTATCGGCATCCCTCGTACTCTCCAACAAG TTCCCAACATTGTTGGACACTCTGAGTCAGAAGCTTATAAAGAGGGCCGGACACTTACAGATTTTTATTATGCTTGCGCTGGGTACTCAGTGTATATCAACAAAGATCATTCAACTGATAAGCAAGTGACAAAAACACAACTTCCTGTGTGTGTGGGCCTTGAG CTTCTAGTAGATAGAAGAGTTGCTACTGCTGATAATGCTTCAGCTTCAGCTTCAGCTCATGTTCATGGCAGAGAAG GTGGCCGTGAAATTCATCAGCCTCGAACGGAAAAACCCGCCCATGCTTCAGGAGACGACTTCCTGAGCAG GTATACAAGGAATGCAAGTCTGGTTGCATCAGGGGTGGCTAGAAACATGCGAAGGGTGGGGAACTACATAAAAGAGAGTCTTGATGACATTTTGTACCCATACAGAAGGCGACCAAAATGA